The following nucleotide sequence is from Corylus avellana chromosome ca7, CavTom2PMs-1.0.
GCTcggtgtgttgtttttgttcctttttttaagACTCTTCTTTTGCTGATCTTTTGTTATTGTTATATGGTGGTAGacgtgttaaatcaccaattatcctAATATaggaaatagtaaatttaatcatttaattaatattctatcaatatcaatttcacTCACTCACATGTACACCTCTGTTATGAACATGTTAGAGCTAGGAGATACATTGTTGAATACTTTTCTCATTTTGTATAAGCCATGTACCCTGTCACATTTTGATTGTAGTTTTCTCCAATCTCCATGCACTCTAATTCGGCCTTGTTCTCGTGATGTAGATATGTACCTTCATCGTCCTATGGTCAAGCTCAGAGTGAATTCGCAGCTGCCAAAGCTACGCATGATCTCAATGGTATTGCAATTATTTTGTTGCACCATCATTATCATTTAGATTCACTGTTAACGATGGCAGAGTATTGGAAGTTTGCGGGTGACCATCAAGCGTCAGCAGATGCTATAGCAAAGAGTTTATATGCCTTGGAATGTGCATGGCATCCTATGTTCACTCCCTTTCAGGGTAATTGCCAATTGAAATTCAGCCATGAAATCAATAAACCGTTGTTCACAACACTTTTCACTCATGTGAAAAATATGGACAGACGTGGTTGTCATCGGTCTGCTCTAGAAGTTTGTAAATTGTTGTTATCATTGGATTCTGATGATCCAATGGGTGCCTTGTTCTGCATCGACTACTTATCCTTGAGGGCAGAGGAGTATGCATGGCTAGAACACTTCTCTGAGAGCTATAAAAGCGACAACTCCCTTTGGTTGTTTCCAAATTTCTCATATTCACTTGCCATTTGCCGGTTTTATCTTGAGCGAGAGGAATCCTCAAAAGATTCTCATATGGATTCTACAAAGGCTACTGCAAATGATCTTATGAAGCAGGCTTTGATGCTTCACCCTTCTGTCCTAAAGAAACTAGTAGCAAAGGTACCTTTGAAGGATAGGGTGTGGACCGATATTGTCAAACATGCTTTCTTTCGATCAGATCAAATGGGAATCCCATCCTTGGatcacttaattaatttgtatgtAGAGAGGAATTATATCATATGGAGGCTTCCAGAGCTGCAAAATTTACTCAGGGACGCCGCAAAGCTGGTGATTGAAACACTGGAAACTAATAGGAGTGATGCCAACGATTGGGCTTCTGTGAGAAAAGAAGCATTCTCGTCTGAGAAAAATGAGTGAGTATCTGaattcatacattttttttttcttaattttgcttttactacaatttttttagttattgAAATTCAGAATGTCTGTGTGCTTATTGATTATATCCCTGAGCagtgaataaattttttaggcTGGTATCAGACAAAAGATCTTGCCTAGGTCTTGATTCTAGGCTATATCTGGATCTTGTTCTCTCATGCCTTGTTCATATGATATAGCACTTGACTGAGTCTATTACATAGGTCTGTTGTATTTGGATATATGGTTGACTAGTTTTATTATTGCCAGGTATGGTCATCTATTGGTTTCAGATTTCTCCGATTCGGTGCCATCTATTCCACCTGAAATCCTGCAAGATTTTATGGTTGACCCAAGGATGAGGGGGCCTGTGCAGAATGAAGACCAAGTTGCCAATCCACTTGGCAATGGCCATGCTCCCCGTGATGTTGCAAATCGAAATGCACTGGCTGTCTTGTTTGAGTCAATGCTACCATGGGTTCATTATGGAGATGCAGACGGTGAGGAAGCTGATTGAGTATAACCAACTTCATGAGGTTGACCGAGGTAATGAAGAATATTGAATGCAATGGCACCAACAGTTTACACCGGTTATGGAAAGATTATCTGTTTCTTAATCATGTGAATGATATCAATTTTCCTGCATAGGGGAATTCAATCCTTTATGTCGTCAGTTTACGAGGGATATCTTGCTTGTACAAAGCTATATCTAGGAAATTGTCACTAGGTTACTATTCTTTTAGTAAGTATCCTGAGGATTTTATGGGTCTTtggatgaaaaataaataaataaactgttGATCAAATTTTCTTAAAGATGTCCAAATGTCATCCACTCACCACTGGATCTCTTGACCTACCGATAAGTTAAACCACTACGGAGCAGATGGGTTCAAATTATAGTTTTCTGctatattaaaacaaaacaaaatatgaaTGTGGAGGAATGTGCAACTAGTGTTTGTGTCAACCTTAGATTGCGGCTGTATAGGCATAATGTTTAACAGTGGGTCAACCAGCTGTGATGTGGGAGGAGTTCGGTGTATCAACAATCTGAGAGGTCTATTTAATAATTGGGTTGTTATACTTTACCCTCTTGTGATATAGAACTATTTTGCTTTGTCGAGCTGATCTTGAAGTTTATTCCATTAAGGTCCATTATATGCTTTATCATTGAACATTACTATAGAATCAGCTGAATAATAAACTTCCTTCTATTCGCTTTTGTTGAAGTGCAACAGTGCCACTCTGCACACGAGTCACGTGGACGACTCTTAAAACATGCATTACGGGGTGCGATTCCAAATGCTATAAAAGACTTTGGCACTCACAAGATActaattgattttcaaataaaattgtcaAAGGCTCAATCCAACAAATTGAATCAAAGTCGGGGTCATGGATTCGAGTTTCGGGAGCATCATATTGAGGTACAACAACGTCGCTATGCTCACATGGACGGCTGGTCAAAGGCCCGGTCCACAGCTTTTAACAATGATTCTCTTCAATCTGTCTCTTAGAAGTAAGTTTCGGTTTTAAACATGAAAAGAAGCAACAATAATTCTAGTCACTCTTCTTAAATGGTTGTCTGTGTTGTGTgttctaagaaaataaaaggtttgtGTGCGTTTTGTTTCTTaaatccaattaaaaaaaaaaaaaaaattagtgggcAACTTGTTGGACAAACCTATCTAAATACCTACCTGGTTGATGGTCTTcacaaattcattaaaagccTTTATGACAGATATATTTGGCGGCCCAGCCCAATTCCACCGCTTTTTAACATCACGACCCCTATCTATAAAGATTTTGGGTCTATATATTTGTATGGGTAGTAAAGctaggttttgaaatttgagaggAACAAGTAACATATAGagtatgtttggaattgcattggGAAGTAAGacttttaaagtcaaaatgagttttttagaaaaaaaactttagtttgaaggtttttttcaaaagtgcgttttgaatcttttgatacttttaagagtaaaaaactcaaataaatacttttgaaattttttactaaacatgtcaatttttttgtttagcacaactttttaagtactaaaattactttttacccTCTCTAATGTAATAACAAACAGGCTTATAGAAagttaacaaacaaacaagagcCAGAAACACAACTAATCGAATAACTGGCgaaagagggggaaaaaaacaaTTACGTGTGCCCACTTTTGTCGCATGTCTAGTAAATATTAGATCCATGCAAAGTGCCCATTTACactaatcaaataatatttcaaCTTTGCCGACAGGCTAGCCCAGTAAATTATTTGCATCCAACGGAAGTCATACTTAGAATACACCAAGATCAAGACATTATCACCTCAGTCAAAACCCTTGGGGTCAGGTATAAATGAAATCAATAAATCTTTGTTTTGACAAGAGGTTTGATACAATTCCTAGCCGCCCCACCATACACACAAATATCTTTTCTTGATATTTCTAAACAGAAATTCCTTCTAAAAGGCAATTCCTCTAAATCCTAGTCAATATTCCAGATTCTTCCTTGAAATGCCattctcttaaaaataaaactaagtgGACGTtctaaaattcattaattagaATAAATGTGGACAACAAACTTATTAAGAAAATTTCCCGCTTACTTTCTTCAAATTATTACTCAATTTACAATGtcgtccaaaatttaaaaaagttgcAATGTTCCCTTGTAGCATTTTCACTCAATTCCCTCTATTATGGTATTTTTGTTAATATCTTTGTGTGACCCAAAATAACTATAATATGATTAATATCcctatgtaaaataaaaattaaaaaaaaaaaaaaactgtcactTCACACCCATGGCTTGGCTGAGGGTCGCGAgttcattttttgtttataaatttaagggcataattgtattttctcACATTTCATATGGTTATAATAGAAATAATTTAGCAACATCATGGTTAGTTTGGGACATAATTTAGGCTTttccttaaattaaaaattaaaaacaaagtCATCGATGATTTTAGCTCATCacgtccatatatatatatatatatatataaacgtgGAAAGTGGAAACAACGATGTAAATCGAATCATAGTGGCAAGTGGAAGGAAATCTGCAATTAGTTGTGTCCATATTTGACGGCCAACAGCCACTCTGACAGTCTCCCTCACATTCAAGTGCCAACAGCCACTCTGACAGTCTCCCTCACATTCAAGTGCCAACAGTATCTATCTCTACACACTACATCTACGTATGTCTGTGACCCTCCCCCGTGTTTGACGGAATAGGACCCTCAGCCGGTTTGGACAAAATGGGATGGGGACAAAACTGTCCCAAAAATGGATAGCATCCTATTCCGTACTGTTTCACAGAGGGAATCTTATGCTTTTACATCCATCACTCATATctaatctcatatatatatatatatatatatatatatatatatagagagagagagagagagagagagatttttagctaatttctattatttattCCCAAACGAgcaatgaaatttgaaaaactgCTTATTTCCGTgcaaataacatatataaataatgatataaagagaATAGAATCATTTAAAATGTgatatgacatttaaaatcaccaatttattaactttagtaataattatctcaaattcaattataatttaaaaagtcaCAGAAACTCTAGGATGACTCTAATtctctttatatcattactcgaataataataagtattattttttgtcttattcTTACAATTGTCTAATAATATTGACGTTGTACtccaaaataattattgaaatttttttatttaattagaattaATGTAAGAGTTAGTTAGGAGCGTTACGTCAGCTTACTTTGTTCGTGCAAAGGAAAAACGACATTGTAACCCGAGGAGAGTTTCATGGGCCGAATAGCATAATGGAGATCATTAGTCAACTTCACCAATATTTATTGTGAATCAATATAAGGCAAAGACCAGTTTGAAGGCATTTGGTGAGAATATGTGTCAATTGTAAGGTATGTGAAGCTTCCAAATTGATTAGCTAACACCCCTTCCAACTTGTTTCGAGTGAGTTGCTAGAAATGACATAATACCATCTAGACTAATACATAAGCTTTCATGCAAGATAATAAAGGCATATATGAAGATCCATTTTTCGTcctaattttaagagtcacatcttTTGAAGTGAGGCAGGTCTTccttttgagaaatgctagaaaaccaaacaaataaacctaaaattttttttgtcgtaattggattttaaaattaaaaaaatacaattatttcTCCTTTGTCTGACACTCAcggtctgccacgtcagtttaaaaaattttatgggtTAATTTGTTTGGCTCCTTATCACTTTCTCCTTCCTTTTAGCGTTACTCAGATTCTTGTCCGCTTAGGGCCTTTGGAGATAATCTTTTGATGCTTGTCACATGAGAGACTGGTAGCAGTTATTTGCTATGTAGCGGGGGTATTTGAATGAGACCCACGGTAAATTATATctacaacaaaatcaaaatttatatatttgatataaaaccaatttatctaatttttaattttttgacgATTTTAATTGTGCAGATTTAAGCTCataacattaaataaaaatgttatttaactcaatctataaaaataacttgTATTCTTCCGAccaacttatttttaataaattttcatataattttatctttactattaagaaaaataaaactaacgTCACCATACATGCTTCCAGATTGACATCAAAATGAAAGACATTAAAGGAGCCAGCCAAGTAATTTGCCGACTTCGTTGTGGGTCTCACAAAAGCCTATGACTTGCGGGGCTCCTGGGGCTGGGGTTGGGGCCCGCAATTACTTTTCTATTTCCACTGCTTACGTTAAGTCTCGcggtagtataaaaaataatttataagtttttaaagtaggctaaaataacaatttatttcGAATAACGTTTTAAAGTAAAAAGGTTTTATAAGAAGTTCtaacaaaaaaagatttttttagtattttttttctccctcctctctcatctttctcttccttctctcaatttgaaaattaatatttatataaaaatatgttagattgtgtataaaaaaatagtagttaaaataaaaatttgtattttctcactaattattttaattagtattCCCGAAAATACTTTTAATCTGGGTGTTAACTAATGTCTTCGATAAGACTGAATTGAGTAACGCTACAAAagacataattttatttttatatttcaaggactaattttatgtttaataaTGTTATATTAAAAAGAGAACttgctaataaaaataaaaaaataaaagaagaaaatgtcaaaaagaaaaaacagagaagaaaaataacatttttccgAATTTTGGCAAAAGACACGTGCGCTCGTTGCAATTTTGTCCATTTGACGGGCCAACGGTCACTTCGAGAGGCCCCTCGCCATCAAGTTCACATGCGTTGTGTGGCCCTCATGTTTCAACGCTCTATATtttatataggttttttttttttttttagaaaataatgaaaaattatatatataattaaaaagaagacATAATAAATTTCTTGGGCAATTATGGTGATCATGACCATAAGGTCAGGTTGATGATAGCGTCAGCGTGCATGTGCATGACGAGGAGGATGATGATGACGGTAGTAATGAATAATGATGGAGTTGTTGCaaattggtgtttttttttttttcatttttgtttgaatttataagaatattacTGTTTTATTGGAAAACAAATTAAGgctattttgtctttttactgaacatgattattttttaataatttaaaaagacattatcaaaaataaaaaataaaaaactctctCAAAGATAactcaattaattataaattatgtcTCATAAAATAATGGTTACTAATTcaaactttaaattattattatcttttttttttttatacggacatattaaaataaaaaaataaaaagaagcgATAATTTAAAAGCAGTAAGTAGACTTGTTCTGTTTGGGAATTAAAAGTCGAATCAAGTGGACCAGTGGTACACACCCCACGTCCACCCTGATATTGTCATTTTGTGGGGTAGAGGAAAGGACGGACTGcgctttttcctttttctaggCGTTACTCTAAACTTTCCTCCcgcataaaaataaataaataatcaaacaaacaaCCATTTATTacgctttaaaaaaaaaaaaaaaaaattaattattttagaaaGTTTAAGTTGGACATTCCTCAAATTACAATCTAATTAATAATGTTCAttcaaaacttttaattgttacAATATTCtctttaaactatcaaaaaaaattgataatgtctaTCTAtaactagcaaaaagataaaaataaccataaaattttttgataaaacaaaaattctccaataaatttgaaaaaaaaaaatttttttaaaaatttgcacaccttgattgattgatttattttttaaaaagttttttttttaaaaaaaaaattttatttagggaAAGTCTACATATCCCCTCAAACGAACACTCTAATTGACGATATCcctcccaaagtttcaattgtaacaatgtcctTCCATAgtacaaaaaaattgtcaatgtacccctaatgacaaaaatacccttaataaaattaaaattataaggagtggaatttttttttttttcttgatttacaatggtatttttgtcttattgacacaaattttgggtcatttttgctagccttgagggtatattgccaattttttgatagtttgagagacattatcaattgagtggtaatttgaaatgaataaagtttttctccaaactgggttgaaggaatttccttcaacttagtctataaaagtgacacgtgtctcataaacatatgagatgcacatgtttttttaatagtagagataaagttgaaataaattttattaaaaattcatatgcatctcatatgttattaatAAAATGGATACATgccacttttatagactaagttgaaggaaattcatccaacccaatttaaaataaaactttgtccGTTTGAAAcggtatgtgaactttttcctttttattttattttatgaagggtatttttgtcattagtGAAACACCgataatttttaatagtttgggaaaaagattgtctcaattgaaattttgaaaaaatattgtcaattagatAATAATTTGAGAAGCTACGTagacttccttttttttttttttttttctcatcagTTAACtgtctctatttattttttcttttaatttccatttatgttttctgtattttcttttaaagcttATATTCTCAAAATTTTCGATATTTTCAAGAAGACAAGATAATGTGATATAATAATTCACAACACACTTTCGGTATTTAGAAGTATTGAAGTTCAAATTAGGTAGGTATATCCACCCACAACTTCAAGTATTAATTTTGTCgtcttgtttttattatttttagttaaacGAGGGAAAATGACTATAGCAGATGATCTTTCTCCTTTATGATCCGAATGGTAGAGAGAATAAGAGATCCTGTAAGATGCTTCAAAAAACATGATGGGAAGCGGACTATTGAGCTAACACATGTGTCCTAAAGTTAGCATTACAATACACTTTCAAAGCATTTCGgttataaaaaaagataaaactaaactaatattcaaaatacaattagcaaaattcaaaaaaaaaaagaaaaaaagaagaagattattGATACCTAACACCactaattttgttaattttgtctTACTTTCAAGAAGATAAGAAAAGGACTACAGGGAGTAttaattttgtcttattttCACATATCTTTGGATAAGGAgcgttaaatttttttaaagggtaggGTGCACAAGTGTCGCACGTGCTAgtaataaataaacaagttgAAGATCGACTCATGAGACTCATGTTCTATTAAGTATCAACTGGTTTGGTTTATATTGT
It contains:
- the LOC132188307 gene encoding uncharacterized protein LOC132188307 encodes the protein MSGRLLKKVLKEQEQQLQRPPLETEEEEEEELNGIRSGPSDSSVNPFYLLNDEDDADQEDDAEVADTLDVNVSEEKPSGLESKVDVVSKSSNKSKKKKKKKGQDGSSTGADKAEKPWDAILETLSPVKAEAANAKAQCVPSVLRVDSKYLNAENELRRIFGSKVVKSFEKSNQAGSSRQIRGGRHGSGSHVRRKTLLVTPSDYWDRWDGSLSMEFLETRDGYHYFRYVPSSSYGQAQSEFAAAKATHDLNGIAIILLHHHYHLDSLLTMAEYWKFAGDHQASADAIAKSLYALECAWHPMFTPFQGNCQLKFSHEINKPLFTTLFTHVKNMDRRGCHRSALEVCKLLLSLDSDDPMGALFCIDYLSLRAEEYAWLEHFSESYKSDNSLWLFPNFSYSLAICRFYLEREESSKDSHMDSTKATANDLMKQALMLHPSVLKKLVAKVPLKDRVWTDIVKHAFFRSDQMGIPSLDHLINLYVERNYIIWRLPELQNLLRDAAKLVIETLETNRSDANDWASVRKEAFSSEKNEYGHLLVSDFSDSVPSIPPEILQDFMVDPRMRGPVQNEDQVANPLGNGHAPRDVANRNALAVLFESMLPWVHYGDADGEEAD